The Neptunomonas concharum genomic interval TGTATTGCGTGCTGACAAACTTCGCTTTCGGGAAGCTTTTTACGTCTAAGAAGTCGGCGCTACGCAGATGCTTATCTCGCTCAGCATGATTAGAGTCAATGCTAGTCGTATCAATTTCTACATTCACTTTAGACGCGTTAGGGTTGCTTTCGTCATAGCTGAACTCACCATTAAACGTATTGAAGCGGCCTTTGAGCCAGCTCACGCCTAAGTGGTTAATACGGAACTCCACGCTGGCATGAGCGCCTTTTGTATCGATAACATAGTCTGCGGCGTATACAGGGCTAGCTGCCAAGAGTAGTCCTGCGAACGCGATAGAAGGTTTTAAAACGTTTTTCATGATGGCTCCTTTGTTCCTAACATTCTTCTTAATGTATTGTCTTTATCAATAAAGTGATGCTTCAATGCTGCAGCAGCATGCAATAAGGATAGAGTGATTAATGTTGTTGCGCTTATGAAGTGGATTTCACCTGCGATATCCTCCTGTTGCTCAATTAATGCCGGAAGTGCCGGTATATCAAACCAGTTAAACACACTAATAGGGCGACCGTCGGCTGTTGAAATCATATAGCCGGACATCAAAACAAGGATCAACAACAGGTAGAGGCCTATATGCCCAAGTTTAGTTATTAGACGTATAGCGTTACTGTGGGTTTTGATGCTTTCTGGGTGTGGGTTAATCGCTCTCCAAATGATCCGAGTGACTAGAATTACAGCGAGTATAATACCAATGCTTTTATGCCAGTTAGGGACCGTCCGATAGGCGGGGTCATAATAACTGAGTGAATCAATATAAAGACCAAGGGGATATAAACCAAAAACAAGCAAAGCAACAACCCAATGCAGAGCGATAGCGCCCAGCCCGTAGGTTGTAGTTGTGTTCCTTATGTGTTTGATAAACGCCATATAAACGTACAGTTCCTCACGGTAATCTGCGCCGCAAAGGGCGC includes:
- a CDS encoding YceI family protein, with protein sequence MKNVLKPSIAFAGLLLAASPVYAADYVIDTKGAHASVEFRINHLGVSWLKGRFNTFNGEFSYDESNPNASKVNVEIDTTSIDSNHAERDKHLRSADFLDVKSFPKAKFVSTQYTDKGDGTATLEGELTLHGVTKPVTLAVSKVGEGKDPWGGYRAGFEGTTEFKLKDFGIDYNLGPAAETIYMNLYVEGIRK
- a CDS encoding cytochrome b, whose amino-acid sequence is MAFIKHIRNTTTTYGLGAIALHWVVALLVFGLYPLGLYIDSLSYYDPAYRTVPNWHKSIGIILAVILVTRIIWRAINPHPESIKTHSNAIRLITKLGHIGLYLLLILVLMSGYMISTADGRPISVFNWFDIPALPALIEQQEDIAGEIHFISATTLITLSLLHAAAALKHHFIDKDNTLRRMLGTKEPS